The proteins below come from a single Chryseobacterium bernardetii genomic window:
- the miaB gene encoding tRNA (N6-isopentenyl adenosine(37)-C2)-methylthiotransferase MiaB, which translates to MQEKYIDETKQGEAFAIAERPENSKKLFLESYGCQMNFSDSEIVASILNEQGYNTTMKVEEADLILLNTCSIREKAEQTVRMRLSQFKNLKKEKPNMTVGVLGCMAERLKTKFLEEEQLVDLVVGPDAYRDLPNLLKETDDGRDAINVILSKEETYADINPVRLGGNGVTAFVTITRGCDNMCTFCVVPFTRGRERSRDPHSIIEECKDLANSGYKEITLLGQNVDSYLWYGGGPKKDFAKASEMQKATAVNFAQLLDWVAKAVPGMRIRFSTSNPQDMSLDVFRMMAKHDNICKYVHLPVQSGSNNMLEAMNRQHTREEYLELIRKAKEIVPEVAFSQDMIVGFCNETEEDHQDTLSLMREVEYDYGYMFAYSERPGTPAHKKMEDNIPADVKQRRLAEVIALQGELSRKRMQSYVGRVHQILIEGTSKKNENQWKGRNSQNAVCVFDKLEGQQIGDIVDVFVYDNTQGTLLGKITE; encoded by the coding sequence GTGCAGGAAAAATATATAGACGAAACAAAACAGGGCGAAGCATTTGCTATTGCCGAAAGACCTGAGAATTCTAAAAAACTGTTTTTAGAAAGCTATGGTTGCCAGATGAACTTCTCAGACTCCGAAATTGTTGCCTCCATTCTTAATGAACAGGGATATAATACAACAATGAAGGTAGAAGAAGCTGATCTGATCCTGTTAAACACATGCTCTATCCGTGAAAAAGCTGAACAGACCGTAAGAATGCGTCTTTCACAGTTCAAAAACCTTAAAAAAGAAAAACCAAACATGACGGTGGGGGTTCTTGGATGTATGGCGGAAAGGTTAAAAACCAAATTCCTGGAAGAAGAGCAGCTGGTAGATCTTGTAGTAGGCCCAGATGCCTATAGGGACCTGCCGAACCTATTAAAAGAAACTGATGACGGTAGAGATGCTATCAACGTAATTCTTTCCAAAGAAGAAACGTATGCAGATATTAATCCTGTTCGTTTAGGCGGCAACGGAGTTACAGCTTTTGTTACTATTACAAGAGGGTGTGATAACATGTGTACTTTCTGTGTGGTTCCATTCACAAGAGGAAGAGAAAGAAGCCGTGATCCACATTCCATTATCGAAGAGTGTAAAGACCTCGCGAATAGCGGTTATAAAGAAATAACCCTTCTGGGGCAGAACGTAGATTCTTACTTATGGTATGGAGGTGGTCCTAAAAAAGATTTTGCTAAAGCATCTGAAATGCAGAAAGCAACAGCTGTTAACTTTGCTCAGTTATTAGATTGGGTTGCTAAAGCAGTTCCGGGAATGAGAATCAGATTCTCTACATCAAATCCTCAGGATATGAGCCTTGATGTCTTCAGAATGATGGCGAAGCATGATAATATCTGTAAATATGTACACCTTCCTGTTCAGAGTGGAAGCAATAACATGCTTGAAGCAATGAACAGACAGCATACCCGTGAAGAATATCTTGAACTTATCAGAAAAGCGAAAGAAATTGTTCCGGAAGTAGCATTCTCTCAGGATATGATTGTTGGATTCTGCAACGAAACGGAGGAAGACCACCAGGATACATTAAGCCTGATGAGAGAGGTGGAATATGACTACGGTTATATGTTCGCTTACTCAGAAAGGCCGGGAACTCCTGCCCATAAAAAAATGGAAGATAATATTCCGGCTGATGTGAAGCAGAGACGTCTTGCTGAGGTAATTGCCCTTCAGGGGGAGCTTTCCAGAAAGAGAATGCAGTCTTATGTAGGAAGAGTTCATCAGATTCTGATTGAAGGAACTTCCAAGAAAAATGAAAACCAATGGAAAGGAAGAAATTCCCAAAATGCCGTTTGTGTTTTCGATAAACTTGAAGGACAGCAGATAGGTGACATTGTGGATGTTTTTGTGTATGATAACACCCAAGGCACGCTTTTAGGAAAGATCACAGAATAA
- a CDS encoding energy transducer TonB, whose product MKKHIVILFLLLGFIGYSQQSQSPKEDITTSQYAEFPGGDAAFTKEFLQMIHSYIDLGKYAVNGKFVFVFDVNTNGKIENLDVLPKVKNSEMFIDDMKFAIKKVKKKWKPAMKDGLPVVSKKIIKINFTSDHFDHGD is encoded by the coding sequence ATGAAAAAACACATTGTAATCCTGTTCCTGCTTTTGGGGTTTATAGGATATTCACAACAGTCACAATCTCCAAAAGAGGATATAACAACTTCACAATATGCAGAATTCCCAGGCGGAGATGCAGCCTTTACCAAAGAATTTCTGCAAATGATCCATTCTTATATTGATTTGGGAAAATATGCAGTAAACGGAAAATTTGTTTTTGTCTTTGATGTGAATACAAACGGTAAAATAGAAAACCTCGATGTACTGCCTAAAGTGAAGAATAGTGAAATGTTTATTGATGATATGAAGTTTGCTATTAAAAAAGTAAAAAAGAAATGGAAGCCTGCAATGAAAGATGGACTGCCTGTAGTTTCTAAAAAGATCATCAAAATCAACTTTACATCAGACCATTTTGATCATGGAGATTAG